The genomic stretch ACCGCCTGATTACTTTTTAGCGCCTCAATCAACTGGCGGCCTCCGCCGTCTTTGTGGATAATCATTGCCTCTTGCTTAAGCCGGTAAGAATTAAGCAGGGCATTTAACCTGGGAAAACCCTGATCGCGGACAAACAGGACAAAAGGAAAACCTAAATTCGCGCAAATAATATTGGAAAGCTCCCAATTACCCTCGTGCACAATCAGAAAAATTACCCCCTTGCCTCTTTTAAAAGCTGCCTGGATATTATCCTTATTTTCGATATGGATATACTTTTCAAGATACCGCTTATTTATGCGCGGGATAATTGAAATCTCGATTATGTTCTGGCCAAAAGCCTGATAGGCTTTGCGGGTAATCCTGGCGCTGGATGCGCAATCAAATTTATCCGCAACCGTCTTTCTGATATTGGCATAAGCAATAGCCCGGTGCCGCTTGTCAAATAAATAAATAAGGTCTCCCAGCCTCCTGCCTAAGAAAAGGCTGAAATTTAAGGGCACAAAATAGGTAAAAAAACTTAAACCCCTAAAGAGAATACAAATTAAGTAATCTGCGATTAAATTCTGTTTCATTTTTAGTTATGCTTAGTTTTATATCCAGGGCCACTATAGCTGCCCCCCAAATTTGCAACTCCCTGATCTTTACGGCATCCTTCTGCGTAGTAATGATGGCAGCTAAATTCATTTGGCGCGCTGCTTTGATAATACTATCAATATCTGCCTGCGTATAATCATGGTGATCGACAAACCTGAATGCTTTTGCGATCCTAATTCCCAGCGAAGAGACACAATCCTCAAACCCTTGCGGATTGCCGATACCGGAGAATACCGCTGCACTCTTGCCCTTAAAAGAATCCAAACTTAAAGAACCATCGGGACCGGATATATTGCTAAACCCTTCTGGCTTATGCATTGACTCTACGATCAAAGCCTGAGAGTTTATACCCCTTAATTTAGCGCAAAGTTCAGCGGTGTCCTGATCAGCACCAACTTGAGTCAATACAAAAATGTCCGCGCGCCTTAACGCGCTTAAAGGCTCCCGTAAAAATCCGGCCGGCAGCATGCGGTAATTACCAAACGGATTGGCCGCATCAATAGTCACTGTCTCCAGGTCTTTGAATATCCGCCACTGCTGTAAGCCGTCATCCAGGATCAAGGTATCTGCCGCATAATCCCTCACTGCTTTAAAAGCCGCTCTTACCCTGTTTTTATCGACAATCACCCGGATAAACGGAAGTTTTTTCTGCAGCATTGCCGGTTCATCGCCTATGCTTTGGGCCCCTTGTTTTCCGGTATCCCGTTTATAGCCCCGGCTTAAGACCACAATTTTTTTGCCTTGCGAACTTAGCTTACCGGCTAAATATTCGACAAAAGTAGTTTTGCCTGTCCCGCCCAGAGTAATATTCCCGACGCTAATTACTTTGGCGCCAAAACGCACCGGCTTTATTCTATAGAAACACGTCAGAATGACTACTGCTAAACCGTAAACAAAAGAAAGCGCAAATAAAAAACTTCTTAACAATACCGCCAAAGGGCCATTAATCTTGTAGCTAACCAGATTATAAAGATATTCTCTCGGTGAAAGCATAACTTAAATCACCTTAAACAGCATTAAGAATCCAATAACGATAAACATGGAAGCGCCAACATAACGGATCAAATCCGGCCGGATAAATTTTGCCATCAGCGCCCCCAGAAAGACTGAAATCACCGTAACGACAATATAGGCGCTCACCGAATCTAACCAAACAGTTACCGGCCTGCCGGTTTTGGCTGCCATGCCAATACCTACTAATTGCGTCTTATCCGCTAATTCCGCGAAAAATACCGCTCCAAAGGTAGCAACAAAGACCTCCCAATTCATCTCTAACTCTCCTCTCTAATATACGTATGTTAACAAAATATGATATCATATAAGGAGCATCCAGGCAAATGATTTCAAAGGTAAAAACTTAAGAATGGCAATGGGATATGAAATTTATTGGCTTACGCGGGTCCTGCCGATGACTGTTTCTCCTCCGCCTGGAGCGTCGTCGAACCCAGTCATCGTCACCCGCTAAGAATATGCTAATTTACAAGATTTCCGGTTTTTGCTGTAGGCACAATTAGAAGACTTTCGGCATTCCTAACTATTGATAGTGTGCAAGGAATTACGGCGAGTGCAGGCAATATCATTACGCGTAAGGAACACTGCGCTGCCGAAAGGAGCCGTAAGCCGCAGCACACGGCGAAAATCTTCGTGCCGAAGCAAAAGACGGAAAGCGAATTATTATTAGTATGTTTAGATTAATCCGAGGGCCTGAAGGAAAGGTTGCGGTCGATAAACTCAATCAATTTTTGCTGGTTGACCGTAGAGATATTGCGAAATTCCACCCCGATCCCCGGATACTCGTGCATCTGGACTTCTTTATCCGGGACCCAGACGACGACCGCCTCAAGTTCCAACTCCTCATTTTTTGGCGCAAGCTTCATCTTAAGCAGAACTTCATCCCCAAGCTTGAATTTAGCGCAGCCAAAGATGAAGGCGCCCACCGCGCTTAAGTTAATTATGTCAACCTTAAGGCATGCCGGAGAATCCTCTTTTTTGGATTTTAATTCTATTTTCAAATCGATGGGCAGGCGCTTGAACCTGCGGCGCAGCTGCATCTTCTTGATATTCTCGATAATCTTGTCTTCCTTAAAACTGTCTAGCGCCAAATCTTCGCTGGCATAGATCTCAATTACCCTGTCGGTGCCGGAGATCGCAAATACCCTTTTAAGATGCGCCGGGATATTTACAAATTTCATCCTGCCCCGGTGGTTAATCACCTCTTTATAAGCAATGATCACAACCGATACCCCCATATAATCTATCGCTTCAACATCCTCCAGGTTGCAAAGAATATCGGTGTACCCGTCGCGCACGCATTGGCCAACTACTTCCACCAGGTTAGCCGAATCAACATCGATGCGGCCGCTTAAATCCAAAATAACGATATTTCCTGATTGCCTTGCTTTTATCTCTAACATGTTAGTTTAAATTCGATTAGCGGGTTGCCTTTGAGAGTATTATGCGCCGGACAATTCTTGATAAATTCAAGCAGGGCCTTCTGCCTGCGCTCATCCAGCCCGGAATTTTTTAAATCTATATCCACATTGATTTTTCGAAAAGAAAATGGAGATTCATTGGAAAGTTCCGCAAAAACATTTAGCTTAAAATTCTCCAGGTTTAATTTGGATCCCTGCGCGTATTTACGGATATATACACCCAGGCAACTGCCTACCCCTGCTAAAAGCGCATCCAGAGGAGTCAACCCCTTGCCCTTTGCGTCGATAATGAATTCGCTTTCCCCTGCCTTAACCGTAAAAGCTAAATCCTGATTGTGCGTAACCTGAACCTTATACATTAAGCACCCTAATAGGCTTTTGCTTCAGCCTGTTTCTGCCAAAATTTAAAAAGCGCGATATTCTCTTTTGCCAACAATCCCGGGGTAATTTTAATTTTGCTTTTGCTTAACCTTTTTAATTTTAAATTAGAAACTGCCAGCTCATTAAAACCAAAATTCTTGGCATCTTTTATCCCGGCGCCAAAAACTACCCGTGAGATCCTGGCCCAATGACAGGCGGAAAAACACATCGGGCAGGGCTCGCAGGTAGAATAAATAGTGCAGCCGGATAAATCTATCTTTTTTAGCGACTTACAAGCAGAACGAATGGCGGTAATTTCAGCGTGGGCGGTAATATCCGTATCCTTCCAAACAAGATTATGGTTAGAGGCAATAACTTTATTTTTCTCTACAATACAGACGCCAAAAGGGGTCTGGCCTTTTTTTACCCCCTGTCTTGCCTTCGCTATCGCCAGGCGCATAAATTTTAAATCCTGTTTTTTCATCAAACCTTTCTTACCAACAAACCCAATATACAGCTCAAGGATGTCCCTAAATTTACAATGATCGTCAAGCCGCACATTTTTTCCAGCTTCTGCTTGTCTTTATATTCTCCTTTTAACATCCCGCCGGCTAATATTAACCCAAGGACAAATACCGGAAAATAAAAAATCCCGCTTATCAACGGAAACCCTGAAGCCATCGCCCAAAAAAACGTAACCGCAGAACAAACAACTAACAAAGTATAAAGAAGGGCCCCTTTGGCTTTGCCTATGCGCACCAATAAATTAAGTTTACCGGCCTGGATATCCGCCGGATAATCCGGATATTCATTAATCAATATTATATTCACCACAGTACCGGCAGCCGGAAGAGAAATTAATGCCGCCAGGATATCAAAACGGGCTGCCTGGATATAAAAACCCGCATTTACCGCTAACCAGCCAAAGGCATAAGCAATGAAAATTTCCCCGATCCCCCGGCTTACCCAGCGCAAAGGCGGCTTGGAATAAAAAAATCCGCAGATTATCCCCGAAATACCTAACAATAGAGTCCACTTACCGGTATTAAAATAAAACTGTAAAATTAATCCTACCGCTAATGCCAGAAAAATAACCAGGCCGGTTAAGACCTTTACTCTTTTAGGCGCAATGATATTTTCTACCAACACCTGGCTGCCGCCGCTAAAAAAATTTTTCTCTAAAGTTATGCTTAGGCGGTCTTCTTTAAGATCATAGACCTCTCCGCTATAATGCGCAGCTAATTGCACAAGCAAAGCTCCGCTCAATCCCAGTAAAAAGATCGCCCAGCTGAATCTTCCCGCAAGATACCCGGCAAGTAAGGCGCCCAAAATATACGGCAGGACTGTCACGCTTAAAAAGGGAACCCGGGAAAGCAATAACCAGTATTTTAGCCTTGCCATATTTTAGTTAACGCGATATCTTGATTATTTTATATTTTAGGATTCCGGCAGGAATCTTAATTTCGGCAATTTCGTTTTCCTTATGCCCCAATAACCCCTGCCCTACCGGAGAGCTTACCGAAATTTTATTTTGATTATAATCCGCCTCAAGCTCGGAAACCAAAGTATACTCCAATTCCTCATCCGTATCCATATCCTTTAACTTTACCGTTGCCCCGATCAAAACTTCATCGTTGGGTATATTCTTATCCAGAATGCGGACACGCGCCAGCTTCCCCTCTAGTTCCATAATCTGTTTTTCATTATGGGCCTGGGCGTCTTTTGCCGCATCATACTCGGCGTTTTCGCTAATGTCACCGTGGCTTCTTGCCTCACCCACGGCTTTAGAGAGCTGCCGGCGCTTAACTGTTTTTAATTGTTCCAGTTGGCTGGATAATTTTTCATAACCTTCCTGCGTCAGATAAATTTCACCGCTCATATTGGCTCCTTGTCTACCTAGACAACACCCGTTGAATAACCTGAATGTTTTTCAGTGTCGCGCCTTTATTGGCGATAATCAATCCATAACCCCGCTGCGCCATTTCTTTGGCCGCAAAAGGGCTACCTAAAATCTCTTTTATTTTGGCGACCAACTCTTCGCAATCATGCGCCATAAGTGCCCCTTTATTTTTCAGGAAAAGTTCGCTGATATCCCGGAAGTTGAACATATACGGCCCGAAAATTACCGGTTTTTTCAGGCTGGCCGGCTCAAGAATATTATGGCCGCCTTTCTTAACCAGGCTTCCGCCCATAAAAACGATATCGGCAGCAGAATAATAATTAAACAGCTCGCCGATAACATCGAGTATAAATATAGCTTTATTAATACAGGTTGGGCATGCGCCGGTAATACTGGAAATAAAAATCGGCATAAAACCCTTGCCTGTTGCAAGGCTGGCAATTTCTTTACTGCGCTGCGGATGCCGGGGCGCGATAAGGAGTTTTAATTCAGGGAAAACAATCAGAAGCTGCGCATAAGCTTTAAAGATTAACTCTTCCTCTCTTGGATGCGTACTTCCGCAAACCAGTAATTTATCATTCTGGCCAAGCCATAATTTTTGCCGATATGCCAAAACATTTATTGCCGAAGACTCTTCCAGGTCAATATCAAATTTTACATTTCCCGTAACCTGAATATTCTGTTTTTCTACTCCTAAATTTTGTAAACGCAGGGCGTCAGCCTCTGACTGCATACAGAATCGGTTAACTTTTCTCAATATTGTCCGGATAAATAATTTGATCGCAGAATATCCGGCATAAGAACGGTCGGAAATCCTGCCGTTGACCGTAATCACCGGTATCCTCTGTTTATAAAGGCAGCTGATCAGATTCGGCCAGATTTCAGTTTCAGCGATAATAAACACGCAAGGGTTAATCTTTTTTAAAACCTTGCTGACGATAAAACTAAAATCTAAAGGAAGGTAAGTTAAAAAGTCGCCGGAATTGACCAGGCCTCCAGCGACCTTATTTCCCGTGGCAGTTACGGTAGAGATAACTATTTTCTTCTGCGGATAAGTTTCTCTTAACTGGCTGACCAATCCTTTTATGGCAACGGCTTCCCCCACGCTTACAGCATGAATCCAGATCGGCCGATCCAAATTTAAATCCTGCGGCAGGCTGCCCAGGCGCCTGGCGAATCCCTGATGAAATTTCCCGCGGAATAAATATAAAGGAAGATAAATCAGCGAAAAAATAAAAAATATTAAATCATAAATTATAAACATAACTCAAACTTTAGGCGTGCGGATGCGCCTGATCATAAACACTCTTTAATTTCTCGGTGGTTAAATGCGTATAAATCTGCGTGGTCGATAAATTCGCATGGCCCAGGAGCTCCTGCACTGTGCGCAGGTCTGCGCCGCGGTTTAAAAGATGCGTGGCAAATGAATGCCTGAAGGTGTGGGCGGAAACTCCCGGTTTGATTCCGGCTGCCTTCAAATATTTCACCAAAACATAACGCACGCCGCGGGTGGTAATGCGCCGGCTGTTGTTATTCAGGAATACGGCATCGGCCGGTTTTTTTCTTTTATCCAAATACTTGCGGATAGCCAAAAGCGCTGTTTCTCCCATTGGGACGATCCTTTCCTTTTTGCCTTTGCCCCTGATTTTAAGAATCCCGCTGATAAAATCAATATCATCCAGGTTTAATCCTACCAATTCCGAAATACGCAACCCGCTGGAATAAAACGCCTCTAAGATCGCCCGGTCGCGTAAACCCAAAAGATCATCTTTATTTTTGCCATGAGCCGATTCAATTAGTTTGTAAACCTCCTCCTCGGTCATAAAGGACGGCAGGTGCTTTTCCAATTTGGGGCTGGAGAGCATCAGCATGGGGTTGGTTTTAATATAGCTTTCGCGGGTAAGAAATTTAAAAAAACTGCGCAATGAAGAAAGCCGGCGGCCGACAGTACGGTTGCCTAAGTTTTTTTCCTTTAAAACCGCCAAATATTTCCTAAGCATCAAATAGTCGATCTTCTCAAGATCAGCGCCGGTGATAAACTTATTAAACCCCTCAAGGTCTAATTTATAATTTATGATCGTATAAGGAGAATAATTTTTTTCAATTTCTAAATACCGCACGAACTTTTCAATGTACTTCTCCATAATTATTCTTTATCCTCTGGCAAAGTGCGCGAGGTAAATGTGCACTTGGGAAAATTTGAGCAGCCGTAGAAAACCCCGCGTTTAGAATGGCGTTCAATCAATTCTCCGCCGCAATTCTCAATAGGGCACTTAACCCCTGAAGTAATGGATTTAGAATTCTTGCACTTAGGGAAACCGGAGCAGCTTAAAAATTTACCGCGCCTGCCCCACTTCACAATCAGAGGCTTACCGCATTTATCGCAAACCTGGTCGGTAATAATCACTTCCTTGACAATATTTGCCTGGGCAAAATCCAAACTCTCTTTAAAAGGCGCGTAAAAATCTTCTAAAACTTTTTGGCGGTTAAGGGTGCCTTCTTCAATCTCATCCAGCTCCTCTTCCATAAGCGCGGTAAACTTAAGATCCAGGATCCTGGGAAAATATTCCACCAGCATATCATTAACCTTAAAGCCCAGTTCCGTCGGATTAAGGTATCCTTTGATCCGGCGCACGTAATCACGCAGAATAATCGTATAGATAATCGGCGCGTATGTCGAAGGCCGGCCAATACCCTCTTCTTCCAAAGCTTTAATTAGTGAGCTGTCCGAATACCTTGCCGGCGGCTTGGTAAAATGCTGCGAAGGAGTAAGCGCCTCTAAACCCAGGACTTCCCCCTGTTCAAGCGGAGGGATCACATTTTTGATTTTTTCTTTTTCCTCATCTTCTTTTTCCTCATCTTCACTCCTATTATAAGCCGCCAAAAATCCCTCAAACAAAAGATAGCTCCCATTGGCAACAAATAAATATTTATCCGCCGTAATATCCACAGCGGTAGCTAAAAATTCCGCAGGTTTCATCTGGCTGGCCAAAAAACGGTTATAGATAAGTTCGTAAAGCCGTATCTGGTCATGATTAAGAAAATTTTTCAGGCTCTCCGGAGAACGGCCAACATAACTTGGCCGGATTGCCTCATGCGCCTCTTGCGCGGATTTCTTGGCTTTAAAGACATTCGGCTTATCCGGAAGAAAATCTTGACCAAAACTCCTGCCAATATGCTCACGCACCTCCTGGATTGCAACGCTAGCGACATTCGGAGAATCCGTACGCATATAAGTAATCAGGCCCACCGGATTATCTTCTCCGATATTTATACCTTCATAAAGCTGCTGGGCCACCAGCATGGTCTTGGAAGCATTAAACCGGAGCTTATTAAACGCTTCCTGCTGCATGGTGCTGGTAATAAACGGGGCCGGAGGATAACGCTTTTTTTCTGTTTTTTTAATCTCTAAAACTTTAAATTCTTTATCTTTTAACTGGTCGCAAATACCCTGCGCATCTTGTTGTCGGCTAATCTCTGCTTTCTGACCGTCGATTTTTTCAAGTTTGGCGCAAAAATGGCTCTCTCCGGAAACCTTAGGCTTGAATAATTCCGCAACGATCTCCCAATATTCACTGGCAACAAATTTCTGAATTTGCCGCTCCCTCTCTACGATTAACCTTAATCCCACCGATTGCACGCGACCGGCGCTTAAGCCGCGGGCAAGTTTTTTCCACAGTAAGGGGCTTAAAAAATATCCGACAAGCCTATCTAGGACCCTGCGGCCGACCTGGGCCTCGATCATTTTAGTGTCAAACTCCCGGGCGCTTTTAAAAGCTTCAGCCACCGCCTGCGGAGTAATCTCATGAAAACTTACGCGCAAAACATCTTTACCTTTAAAGACCTTCTCTTTTATCTGCCAGCCAATCGCCTCGCCTTCCCGGTCAGGATCGGTAGCCACATATATTTTTTCTTTTGTCTTGGCTTCTTTCCTCAGCTGGGTTAATAATTTTTTCTTGGCGGGGATAACGACATATTCCGGCTCAAATTTATTTTCCACATCCACACCCAGCCTTTTAGCCGGCAGGTCAATAATGTGGCCCATTGAAGAAACTACGGTATAGTCTTGGCCTAAGATTTTGCCGATGGTTTTAGCCTTGGTCGGCGACTCAACGATAACCAGATTTTTACTCAATTATAATTCCTCATAAATTGTTTACCCGGCAATTCTCTAATTAATTTCTTAAACTGTAATTTTAAAACTAAACTCAACACCTGGCTAATAGGCAAAGAAGTCTTTTCCACTAAATCATCGATTGCCACCGGCTGCGGACCAATACATTCATAAAGCATCCCTTCCTCTTTTGCGCATTCAACCTCTTGTTTTGCTACCGAAATATTTGTTTCTTTTTTATCAACAACAGCTAAATTCAATTCCTCCAGGATATCATCGCAGCAGGTAACTAATTTTGCCCCCTGCTTAATCAAAGCGTTAGCTCCGGTTGAACCGCGGGAATCAATCCTTCCCGGTAAAGCAAAAACTTCCCTGCCCTGCTCTAAAGCAAAATCCGCCGTAATTAACGCCCCGCTATTCCTGGCGGCTTCAGTGATTAAAACACCCAAACTTAAACCACTGATTAAACGGTTACGCCGGGGAAAATTCTGCGCTAATGGCTTTGTTTCCATGGGAAATTCAGAAACCACTGCTCCGGATAAAGCAATATCTCTGGTTAAATCCGCGTTCTCCGCCGGATAGATATGGCTAAAACCGCTGCCCATCACCGCGATCGTGCGGCCTTTTACTTTCAGCGCTCCGCGATGCGCGCAGGTATCCACTCCTCTTGCCATCCCCGAAACAATCGTTATTCCTTGAGCGGATAATTGTCCGGCAAATTTTTCCGCCTGGTTTAATCCGTAAAACGAAGCTTGGCGCGAACCAACAATACCGATCGCTAAATTATCCTGCGCAATTATACTGCCTAAAACATAAAGCACAATCGGTGAGCCGGGTATTTCTTTAAGAGCTTGCGGATAATCCTGATCAAAGAGCGTAATAATTTTTAAGGCCGCCTTTTTTGCTAAAGCCAGATCATTTTCCAGGCGCCGGCAATCAAAAGAAACAATGCTTTCAGCTGTCTTCTCACCCACTACCTCAGCTAAATCGTTACGCTTGGCTTTAAATATCGCTTCAGGCTTCTTGAAAACCTTAAGTAAATTCTCCAGCCGCGCGCTTCCGATTTGCGGGATAATATTTAAACTTACCAAAGACTCGAAATCATTCATTTTTTGGCGGCGAGTATTTTGGAAATCTTGGCGACTACCTGTTTAACTGAAAGACCGGAGGTATCGATTGTCTTATCAGCTTGCGCGTAATAAGGCGCGCGCATCTTTAACAAAAGTTCAATACGTTCCTTGGGTTTTGCCACGTTCAGGATCGGCCGATGGTTGCTGGAGGAAACCCTCTTTAAGATCTCCTCGCAATTAGCGCAAAGACAGATCAAAACTCCGGTTTTTTTCATCAGCTTAATATTGTCTTTATCTAAAACTATTCCTCCGCCGCAGGCCACGACAAACTTTTTTTGGGTCGAGACCTGCTTTAAGAATTTTTTCTCAATCTTGCGGAAATACGGTTCACCCTCTTTAGCAAAAATATCGACGATCCTGCGCTGCTCTTTCAGTTCGATTAATTCATCCAGGTCGATAAAATTCCATTTCTTCTGCGCGGCCAACAGCCGGCCAACAGTAGTTTTTCCCGTACCCATAAATCCGACAAGATAAATATTCATATTTTATACAGGGACGGTTCTTAAAAAATAAAAAGAACCGTCCCTGATCTCTTAGCTGCCCTTATACGCTTCCAAAACAACTTCACTCAACTGCTGCTTGAGCTCTTTGGTCGAAGGATAAACCGTGTTATACCATTTCCCATCTTTGCCTTGATGGCGCGGCATACTCACAAATAACCCTTTTTCTCCGTTGACCACGCTAAAACCTTTGATCACTACTCCCGAAAATGAAACATCCGCAAAAGCCTTAAGCTTGGAATCGGTATCCAGCTTATAGATGCGGCTGACGCTGATTGCATTGTCTTGCATCCTAAATCACCTCCTTCTTACACCAATAGACGAAAGAGGCGATAGAATCTAACGGATTCTCTTTAAATAATTTTTATAACTTTCTTTTATATCTTGCAAACAATCAGAACCAAACTTTTCTAGAAAAGCCTCAGCTAAAATAAAGGCGGTTGCCGATTCCGCCACAACACCGGCAGATTCAACTACGCAGATATCCGAACGCTCAACCGCGGCCTTAGCCGGTTTTTTGGTCTGGATATTTACCGAATCCAGCGGATTCATCAAGGTGGAGATCGGCTTCATACAGCCGCGCAAAACAATCTCCTGGCCGTTAGATACGCCGCCCTCGATACCGCCGGCATTATTCGTCGAACGAAAATAGCCTTTTTTATTATTATAATAAATTGCATCATGGACTTCAGAGCCAAAACTCACCGCATACCCCAGGCCCAAGCCAACCTCAAAAGATTTCACTCCCGGAATAGAGATGATACCTGCGGCCAGGCGGCTATCCAGCCTGCGGTCAGCCTGCACATAACTTCCCAGGCCTACCGGAACATTTTTAGCAACTACCTCAAACACCCCGCCGACCGTATCTTTATTATCAATCGCCTCATTTATCCTGGCAATTATTCCTTGTTTGGTACACTCGCCGCCAACCGACAATACCTTGCTGGTAATGATAATTCCAAATTCATTCAGAAGCCGCTTGCATAAAACTCCTATGGCCACGGTAGCTACTGTACTGCGCGCTGAAGCCCGCTCCAATACTTCCCGAATATCCGTAAAACCGTATTTCAAT from Candidatus Omnitrophota bacterium encodes the following:
- the lpxK gene encoding tetraacyldisaccharide 4'-kinase; this translates as MLSPREYLYNLVSYKINGPLAVLLRSFLFALSFVYGLAVVILTCFYRIKPVRFGAKVISVGNITLGGTGKTTFVEYLAGKLSSQGKKIVVLSRGYKRDTGKQGAQSIGDEPAMLQKKLPFIRVIVDKNRVRAAFKAVRDYAADTLILDDGLQQWRIFKDLETVTIDAANPFGNYRMLPAGFLREPLSALRRADIFVLTQVGADQDTAELCAKLRGINSQALIVESMHKPEGFSNISGPDGSLSLDSFKGKSAAVFSGIGNPQGFEDCVSSLGIRIAKAFRFVDHHDYTQADIDSIIKAARQMNLAAIITTQKDAVKIRELQIWGAAIVALDIKLSITKNETEFNRRLLNLYSL
- a CDS encoding TMEM165/GDT1 family protein, which produces MNWEVFVATFGAVFFAELADKTQLVGIGMAAKTGRPVTVWLDSVSAYIVVTVISVFLGALMAKFIRPDLIRYVGASMFIVIGFLMLFKVI
- a CDS encoding anti-sigma factor antagonist (This anti-anti-sigma factor, or anti-sigma factor antagonist, belongs to a family that includes characterized members SpoIIAA, RsbV, RsfA, and RsfB.); amino-acid sequence: MLEIKARQSGNIVILDLSGRIDVDSANLVEVVGQCVRDGYTDILCNLEDVEAIDYMGVSVVIIAYKEVINHRGRMKFVNIPAHLKRVFAISGTDRVIEIYASEDLALDSFKEDKIIENIKKMQLRRRFKRLPIDLKIELKSKKEDSPACLKVDIINLSAVGAFIFGCAKFKLGDEVLLKMKLAPKNEELELEAVVVWVPDKEVQMHEYPGIGVEFRNISTVNQQKLIEFIDRNLSFRPSD
- a CDS encoding OsmC family protein, with translation MYKVQVTHNQDLAFTVKAGESEFIIDAKGKGLTPLDALLAGVGSCLGVYIRKYAQGSKLNLENFKLNVFAELSNESPFSFRKINVDIDLKNSGLDERRQKALLEFIKNCPAHNTLKGNPLIEFKLTC
- a CDS encoding nucleoside deaminase, whose translation is MKKQDLKFMRLAIAKARQGVKKGQTPFGVCIVEKNKVIASNHNLVWKDTDITAHAEITAIRSACKSLKKIDLSGCTIYSTCEPCPMCFSACHWARISRVVFGAGIKDAKNFGFNELAVSNLKLKRLSKSKIKITPGLLAKENIALFKFWQKQAEAKAY
- a CDS encoding prenyltransferase; the protein is MARLKYWLLLSRVPFLSVTVLPYILGALLAGYLAGRFSWAIFLLGLSGALLVQLAAHYSGEVYDLKEDRLSITLEKNFFSGGSQVLVENIIAPKRVKVLTGLVIFLALAVGLILQFYFNTGKWTLLLGISGIICGFFYSKPPLRWVSRGIGEIFIAYAFGWLAVNAGFYIQAARFDILAALISLPAAGTVVNIILINEYPDYPADIQAGKLNLLVRIGKAKGALLYTLLVVCSAVTFFWAMASGFPLISGIFYFPVFVLGLILAGGMLKGEYKDKQKLEKMCGLTIIVNLGTSLSCILGLLVRKV
- the greA gene encoding transcription elongation factor GreA, yielding MSGEIYLTQEGYEKLSSQLEQLKTVKRRQLSKAVGEARSHGDISENAEYDAAKDAQAHNEKQIMELEGKLARVRILDKNIPNDEVLIGATVKLKDMDTDEELEYTLVSELEADYNQNKISVSSPVGQGLLGHKENEIAEIKIPAGILKYKIIKISR
- a CDS encoding 3-deoxy-D-manno-octulosonic acid transferase, yielding MFIIYDLIFFIFSLIYLPLYLFRGKFHQGFARRLGSLPQDLNLDRPIWIHAVSVGEAVAIKGLVSQLRETYPQKKIVISTVTATGNKVAGGLVNSGDFLTYLPLDFSFIVSKVLKKINPCVFIIAETEIWPNLISCLYKQRIPVITVNGRISDRSYAGYSAIKLFIRTILRKVNRFCMQSEADALRLQNLGVEKQNIQVTGNVKFDIDLEESSAINVLAYRQKLWLGQNDKLLVCGSTHPREEELIFKAYAQLLIVFPELKLLIAPRHPQRSKEIASLATGKGFMPIFISSITGACPTCINKAIFILDVIGELFNYYSAADIVFMGGSLVKKGGHNILEPASLKKPVIFGPYMFNFRDISELFLKNKGALMAHDCEELVAKIKEILGSPFAAKEMAQRGYGLIIANKGATLKNIQVIQRVLSR
- the xerC gene encoding tyrosine recombinase XerC; the encoded protein is MEKYIEKFVRYLEIEKNYSPYTIINYKLDLEGFNKFITGADLEKIDYLMLRKYLAVLKEKNLGNRTVGRRLSSLRSFFKFLTRESYIKTNPMLMLSSPKLEKHLPSFMTEEEVYKLIESAHGKNKDDLLGLRDRAILEAFYSSGLRISELVGLNLDDIDFISGILKIRGKGKKERIVPMGETALLAIRKYLDKRKKPADAVFLNNNSRRITTRGVRYVLVKYLKAAGIKPGVSAHTFRHSFATHLLNRGADLRTVQELLGHANLSTTQIYTHLTTEKLKSVYDQAHPHA
- the topA gene encoding type I DNA topoisomerase, whose protein sequence is MSKNLVIVESPTKAKTIGKILGQDYTVVSSMGHIIDLPAKRLGVDVENKFEPEYVVIPAKKKLLTQLRKEAKTKEKIYVATDPDREGEAIGWQIKEKVFKGKDVLRVSFHEITPQAVAEAFKSAREFDTKMIEAQVGRRVLDRLVGYFLSPLLWKKLARGLSAGRVQSVGLRLIVERERQIQKFVASEYWEIVAELFKPKVSGESHFCAKLEKIDGQKAEISRQQDAQGICDQLKDKEFKVLEIKKTEKKRYPPAPFITSTMQQEAFNKLRFNASKTMLVAQQLYEGINIGEDNPVGLITYMRTDSPNVASVAIQEVREHIGRSFGQDFLPDKPNVFKAKKSAQEAHEAIRPSYVGRSPESLKNFLNHDQIRLYELIYNRFLASQMKPAEFLATAVDITADKYLFVANGSYLLFEGFLAAYNRSEDEEKEDEEKEKIKNVIPPLEQGEVLGLEALTPSQHFTKPPARYSDSSLIKALEEEGIGRPSTYAPIIYTIILRDYVRRIKGYLNPTELGFKVNDMLVEYFPRILDLKFTALMEEELDEIEEGTLNRQKVLEDFYAPFKESLDFAQANIVKEVIITDQVCDKCGKPLIVKWGRRGKFLSCSGFPKCKNSKSITSGVKCPIENCGGELIERHSKRGVFYGCSNFPKCTFTSRTLPEDKE